One segment of Marvinbryantia formatexigens DSM 14469 DNA contains the following:
- a CDS encoding carbohydrate ABC transporter permease, with protein sequence MENSKIKVSTGYRVFQVINTIIMILVVFVTLYPFIYLVAQSFSSDTAVAAGGVTFFPVGFTTATYKYLLSDSRFFRYYGNTIIYSVVGTLISVFGTALLAYPLSKSRLRLNKFFTPFVVFTMYFSGGLIPNYILVTQWLHLGNTIWAVVLPGAISTFNLLLMKSFFAGLPEELEEAASIDGMGVYGIFIKIILPLSKPILATMTLFYLVGLWNEWFGPFLYLDDDALKPISLWVRQLVEGANNVDIGSSGEASSVQATLKSATMVLTSLPIICVYPFVQKYFVQGMTMGAVKG encoded by the coding sequence ATGGAAAATTCAAAAATCAAGGTTTCAACGGGATACCGCGTATTCCAGGTGATTAATACCATCATCATGATTCTGGTCGTGTTCGTTACCTTATATCCGTTCATATATCTGGTAGCGCAGTCCTTCAGCAGTGACACGGCAGTTGCCGCCGGAGGGGTTACGTTTTTCCCGGTAGGCTTTACGACCGCAACTTACAAATATCTGCTCAGTGACAGCCGGTTCTTCCGCTACTACGGAAACACCATCATATATTCCGTAGTCGGCACATTGATTTCCGTATTCGGTACGGCGCTGCTCGCCTACCCGCTTTCGAAATCAAGGCTCCGCCTGAATAAGTTCTTCACACCGTTCGTTGTATTTACGATGTATTTCAGCGGCGGTCTGATTCCGAACTATATTCTTGTTACACAGTGGCTGCATCTTGGCAATACTATCTGGGCAGTGGTACTTCCGGGCGCGATCAGCACCTTCAACCTGCTGCTTATGAAATCCTTCTTCGCCGGACTGCCGGAGGAGCTGGAGGAGGCGGCCTCCATCGACGGCATGGGCGTTTACGGAATCTTCATAAAGATCATCCTGCCGCTCTCCAAACCGATCCTTGCAACGATGACGCTGTTTTATCTGGTTGGTCTGTGGAATGAATGGTTCGGTCCGTTCCTGTATTTGGACGACGATGCTTTAAAGCCGATTTCGCTGTGGGTACGTCAGCTCGTAGAGGGTGCAAACAACGTGGATATCGGTTCCAGCGGCGAGGCAAGCAGCGTGCAGGCAACGCTGAAATCCGCAACAATGGTACTGACATCCCTGCCGATCATCTGCGTATATCCGTTTGTACAGAAATACTTCGTACAGGGTATGACGATGGGTGCGGTAAAAGGTTAA
- a CDS encoding glycosyl hydrolase 115 family protein encodes MAYLKFSKDTTINIILDAQAGPGICRIREKVAKDIRETTGACVQCGAEGGSNQAVLAATLGEGTLADTLTERIPELKTLAGRWESYGFYLAEQPLEGVERALVIVGSDRTGTIYGMFHLSELLGVTATGFWGDVTPPAWESALLTDETETEGAQDGHLVKRVTGGISKEPSVKFRGFFINDEWPCYGNWTFSHYQGFTAEMYDHVFEYLLRMKGNYLWPAMWTSSFLLDGPGLSSMQLATEYGIYIGMSHHEPCMRSGEEFSIFKGENSPYGTEWNYDVNKEGLLKFWEDGLTRVKDEQIFPTVGMRGERDSKLLGDDATIAENVRQLKEIITNQRKLIAQHVNPDLKKVPQLFAIYKEVEDYYFGDGRIAGIRGFEELEDVTLLFCEDNFGSMRALPQGAERQHPGGFGMYYHVDYHGSPISFEWVNSTPLVRIWEQMSEAYEYGVRNLWIVNVGDVKFQEYPLGYFMELAYDFETWGGGSSEKVREYTAQWIQKQFGAYASEEQCRDITWVLEEAVRLAGYRRPEALNDTVYHPAHYNEGRRMLKRCEALEQKTEQLLAELSGTPAEKGYFSMIYYPAAGIANLLKMHLTSGMNHLYASQGRAVANVYGQQMQACIEKDAALAARMREFNGGKWSGMELEQHIGFVNWNDEDWRYPVQHVLTLPQKPRLTVSRADGTGSYTNQYFPKPLVIDDFCYAGKEKVTIQIANGGTGSVEWKISGACDCLEFSAREGSTELLDEVEITFLREKLPVGQSAECECRISTETEYVPLRILCRNESLAAVPFGAYVMQNGLCAADAAGFSVKFGGMCADGRAAFEKLEDYGKYGSGMKVFPTTAVYKKADWEDGSAPSLLYEIWAEEEQDCILELRTSPANPLVNGGLLQTGVRVNEEEIQTLTLTGPDYRGGDPDCEAWCTAVLDQEHRAELPVHIRKGVNKITLYAGDAGVVLERLLVYAPDKKPLPSYMGPETSFRKQ; translated from the coding sequence ATGGCTTATTTAAAATTTAGCAAGGATACGACAATCAATATCATTCTGGATGCGCAGGCAGGCCCCGGAATTTGCAGAATCCGCGAAAAGGTTGCAAAGGATATCCGGGAAACGACAGGCGCCTGCGTGCAGTGCGGCGCGGAAGGCGGCAGTAATCAGGCGGTGCTGGCGGCGACGCTGGGAGAGGGTACGCTGGCGGATACACTGACGGAGCGTATACCGGAGCTGAAGACGCTTGCCGGAAGATGGGAAAGCTACGGCTTCTATCTGGCGGAGCAGCCGCTGGAGGGCGTGGAGCGTGCGCTGGTGATCGTGGGCAGCGACCGCACTGGCACCATCTACGGAATGTTCCATCTTTCCGAGCTGCTCGGCGTGACGGCGACCGGCTTCTGGGGAGATGTCACGCCGCCTGCCTGGGAGAGCGCGCTTCTCACAGACGAAACGGAGACGGAAGGAGCACAGGACGGTCATCTTGTAAAGCGTGTGACGGGCGGTATCTCGAAGGAACCCTCCGTAAAGTTCCGCGGCTTCTTTATCAACGATGAGTGGCCCTGCTACGGAAACTGGACGTTTTCACATTACCAGGGCTTTACGGCGGAAATGTACGACCATGTGTTTGAGTACCTTCTGCGCATGAAAGGCAACTATCTCTGGCCGGCGATGTGGACCTCGTCCTTTTTGCTGGACGGACCGGGGCTTTCCTCCATGCAGCTTGCAACAGAGTACGGTATCTATATCGGTATGTCGCACCACGAGCCCTGTATGCGCTCCGGAGAGGAATTTTCCATTTTCAAGGGGGAAAATTCTCCCTACGGAACGGAATGGAATTATGATGTAAATAAAGAGGGACTGCTGAAATTCTGGGAGGACGGTCTGACGCGCGTGAAGGACGAGCAGATTTTCCCGACCGTCGGAATGCGCGGCGAGCGCGACAGCAAGCTGCTGGGCGATGACGCGACGATTGCGGAGAATGTCCGTCAGCTAAAGGAAATTATCACGAACCAGCGCAAGCTGATTGCGCAGCATGTAAATCCCGATTTGAAGAAGGTGCCGCAGCTTTTTGCCATTTATAAGGAAGTGGAGGATTATTACTTCGGGGACGGCAGAATCGCCGGTATCCGCGGCTTTGAGGAGCTGGAGGATGTGACGCTTCTGTTCTGTGAGGATAATTTCGGCAGTATGCGCGCGCTTCCGCAGGGGGCGGAGCGGCAGCATCCGGGCGGCTTCGGCATGTATTACCATGTGGATTACCACGGTTCGCCAATCTCCTTTGAGTGGGTAAATTCCACGCCGCTTGTAAGAATCTGGGAGCAGATGTCGGAGGCGTATGAGTACGGCGTCCGCAATCTCTGGATTGTGAATGTGGGAGATGTAAAGTTCCAGGAATACCCGCTGGGATATTTTATGGAGCTTGCCTATGATTTTGAGACCTGGGGCGGCGGTTCCTCTGAAAAGGTGAGGGAATACACCGCGCAGTGGATACAGAAGCAGTTCGGCGCTTATGCTTCCGAAGAGCAGTGCCGGGACATCACCTGGGTGCTGGAGGAGGCGGTGCGGCTGGCAGGCTATCGCCGTCCGGAGGCGCTGAATGATACGGTTTATCATCCCGCCCATTACAATGAGGGCAGAAGGATGCTGAAGCGCTGCGAGGCGCTGGAGCAGAAGACAGAGCAGCTTCTGGCGGAGCTTTCCGGCACACCGGCAGAGAAAGGGTATTTCAGCATGATTTACTACCCGGCGGCGGGCATTGCCAACCTTCTGAAGATGCATCTGACCTCCGGCATGAACCATCTGTATGCGTCGCAGGGCAGGGCAGTCGCCAATGTATACGGACAGCAGATGCAGGCGTGCATCGAAAAGGATGCAGCGCTGGCGGCGCGGATGCGGGAGTTTAACGGCGGAAAATGGAGCGGCATGGAGCTGGAGCAGCACATCGGCTTCGTAAACTGGAACGACGAGGACTGGCGCTATCCGGTGCAGCATGTTCTGACGCTTCCGCAGAAGCCGCGACTGACAGTATCGCGCGCGGACGGTACAGGGAGCTACACGAACCAGTATTTCCCGAAGCCGCTCGTTATCGACGATTTCTGCTATGCGGGGAAGGAGAAGGTGACGATACAGATTGCAAACGGCGGCACGGGCAGCGTAGAGTGGAAGATATCCGGAGCGTGCGACTGTCTGGAATTTTCCGCGCGCGAGGGCAGCACAGAGCTGCTTGACGAGGTGGAGATCACCTTCCTGCGCGAGAAGCTGCCGGTGGGACAGTCGGCAGAGTGCGAATGCCGCATCAGCACGGAGACGGAATATGTGCCGCTGCGCATTCTTTGCAGAAATGAAAGCCTGGCGGCGGTTCCGTTCGGCGCATATGTGATGCAGAACGGGCTCTGCGCGGCGGACGCGGCGGGCTTTTCCGTGAAATTTGGCGGCATGTGCGCTGACGGCAGAGCGGCGTTTGAAAAGCTGGAGGATTATGGAAAATATGGAAGCGGCATGAAGGTATTCCCGACGACGGCGGTCTACAAAAAGGCAGACTGGGAGGACGGCAGCGCACCGTCGCTTCTCTACGAAATCTGGGCAGAGGAGGAGCAGGACTGTATTCTGGAGCTGCGCACCTCCCCGGCGAATCCGCTGGTAAACGGAGGACTTCTGCAGACCGGCGTGCGCGTCAATGAAGAAGAGATACAGACCCTGACGCTGACAGGACCTGATTATCGCGGCGGCGACCCGGACTGCGAGGCGTGGTGCACCGCCGTGCTCGACCAGGAGCATCGCGCAGAGCTGCCGGTGCATATCCGGAAGGGCGTAAACAAAATCACGCTGTATGCGGGTGACGCGGGCGTGGTGCTGGAGCGGCTGCTGGTCTATGCGCCGGATAAAAAGCCGCTGCCCTCCTATATGGGACCGGAGACGAGCTTCCGGAAGCAATGA
- a CDS encoding glycoside hydrolase family 3 C-terminal domain-containing protein: MKREEARKRAEALVAQMTVEEKASQLKYDAPAIKRLGIPAYNWWNEALHGVARAGQATVFPQAIGLGATFDEALLGEIADVIATEGRAKYNAYAAKEDRDIYKGLTFWSPNVNIFRDPRWGRGHETYGEDPCLTSRLGVAFVKGLQGDGETMKAAACAKHFAVHSGPEAVRHEFNAEASAKDMEETYLPAFEALVKEADVEAVMGAYNRTNGEACCASPVLQKILREDWGFEGHFVSDCWAIRDFHEHHMLTATAKESAAMAINSGCDLNCGNTYLHILHAYRDGLVSEETITEAAVRLFTTRFLLGLFDGSEYDDIPYTVVESKEHLALAEKAALESAVLLKNNGILPLKKERLRTVGVIGPNADSRAALAGNYHGTASRYETIQQGLQDYLGEDVRVLTSVGCALSEDRTEKLALAGDRLAEAQIVAENSDVVILCLGLDETLEGEEGDTGNSYASGDKETLLLPEAQRDLMEAVAATGKPVVLCMMSGSDLDMSYAAEHFDAILQLWYPGSQGGSAAAKLLFGEVSPSGKLPVTFYETLEELPAFEDYSMKGRTYRYMGHPAQYPFGFGLTYGDVRVTDANIRGASAEGDLTLAVTAENAGNAVTDEVLQIYVKCTDSANAVPNPALAAFGRIHLEAGEKKTIEMTVPARAFTVVDEAGVRSRDGKQFVIYAGVSQPDARSRELTGKAPVEITYHII, translated from the coding sequence ATGAAAAGAGAAGAGGCAAGAAAAAGGGCGGAGGCGCTGGTCGCGCAGATGACGGTAGAGGAGAAGGCGAGCCAGCTCAAATATGACGCCCCGGCAATTAAAAGGCTGGGAATACCGGCGTATAACTGGTGGAACGAGGCGCTCCACGGCGTGGCGAGAGCCGGTCAGGCGACGGTATTCCCGCAGGCTATCGGACTTGGCGCAACGTTTGACGAGGCGCTGCTCGGTGAGATTGCCGATGTGATTGCGACTGAGGGACGTGCGAAATACAACGCCTATGCGGCGAAGGAGGACCGGGATATTTACAAGGGGCTGACATTCTGGTCCCCGAATGTGAACATTTTCCGGGACCCCCGCTGGGGACGCGGACATGAGACCTACGGGGAGGACCCCTGTCTTACCAGCCGCCTCGGCGTGGCGTTTGTGAAAGGGCTGCAGGGCGACGGGGAAACAATGAAGGCGGCGGCGTGCGCGAAGCACTTCGCGGTGCACTCCGGACCGGAGGCGGTGCGCCACGAGTTCAATGCGGAGGCGTCGGCAAAGGATATGGAGGAGACCTATCTTCCGGCGTTTGAGGCATTGGTGAAGGAAGCGGATGTGGAAGCGGTCATGGGCGCCTACAACCGCACGAACGGCGAGGCGTGCTGCGCCAGCCCGGTGCTGCAGAAAATCCTTCGCGAAGACTGGGGCTTTGAGGGACATTTTGTTTCGGACTGCTGGGCTATCCGTGATTTCCACGAGCACCATATGCTGACGGCGACGGCGAAGGAATCGGCGGCGATGGCAATCAACAGCGGCTGCGATTTAAACTGCGGAAATACGTATCTGCATATTTTGCACGCTTACCGGGACGGGCTGGTATCCGAGGAGACCATCACGGAGGCGGCGGTGCGCTTGTTTACGACGCGCTTCCTGCTCGGTCTTTTTGACGGCAGCGAGTATGACGATATTCCGTATACGGTGGTGGAATCGAAAGAGCATCTGGCGCTGGCGGAGAAGGCGGCGCTGGAGAGCGCGGTGCTTCTGAAAAACAACGGGATCCTGCCGCTGAAAAAGGAGCGCCTGAGGACGGTGGGCGTAATTGGACCGAATGCGGACAGCCGCGCGGCGCTGGCGGGAAATTATCACGGAACGGCGTCGCGCTACGAGACGATTCAGCAGGGTCTGCAGGACTATCTTGGGGAGGATGTGCGTGTGCTGACGAGCGTCGGCTGTGCGCTGTCGGAGGACCGCACCGAGAAGCTTGCCCTGGCGGGCGACCGTCTGGCGGAGGCGCAGATTGTTGCGGAGAACAGTGACGTGGTGATCCTCTGTCTCGGTCTGGATGAGACGCTGGAGGGCGAAGAGGGAGATACCGGAAACAGCTATGCTTCCGGCGACAAGGAAACGCTTCTGCTCCCGGAGGCGCAGCGTGATCTGATGGAGGCGGTGGCGGCGACCGGAAAACCGGTGGTGCTCTGCATGATGAGCGGCAGCGACCTGGATATGAGCTATGCAGCGGAGCATTTTGATGCGATCCTGCAGCTCTGGTATCCGGGCAGCCAGGGCGGAAGCGCGGCGGCGAAGCTGCTGTTCGGCGAGGTATCTCCTTCCGGAAAGCTTCCGGTAACCTTCTATGAGACACTGGAGGAGCTCCCGGCGTTTGAGGATTACTCCATGAAGGGCAGAACCTACCGCTACATGGGGCATCCGGCGCAGTATCCGTTCGGCTTCGGGCTGACCTACGGGGACGTGCGTGTGACGGATGCCAACATCCGGGGCGCTTCTGCGGAGGGCGACCTGACGCTGGCGGTGACGGCGGAAAATGCCGGAAATGCCGTAACCGACGAGGTGCTTCAGATTTATGTGAAGTGCACGGACAGCGCCAATGCAGTTCCGAATCCGGCGCTGGCGGCTTTCGGACGCATCCATCTGGAGGCGGGCGAGAAAAAAACAATCGAAATGACGGTGCCCGCGCGGGCGTTCACGGTGGTGGACGAAGCGGGCGTGCGCAGCCGGGACGGAAAACAGTTTGTGATATATGCGGGCGTCAGCCAGCCTGATGCGCGCAGCCGGGAGCTGACCGGAAAGGCTCCGGTGGAGATAACGTATCATATTATATGA
- a CDS encoding ABC transporter permease, with the protein MAKTKAKKEKLKHDESLLRHVKKNWKIYTFLILPILYYVIFKYIPMLGNIIAFRRYKGGPNIFGERWVGFRYFEQFLTDSNFWQAFRNTLRLSIGYLLVRFPATLIFALLINEIRTKWWKKLVQTISYLPHFISLVVVCGMVKELLSSTGPINTLLASLGLDKIAFMSEPAWFDTVYIGSGIWQALGWGTILYLTAMTNIDPGLYEAAEMDGANRFQQTIHVTIPGILPTIMTLLIMDIGNILGSNNMQKILLLYNPLTQSRADIIDTLVYRMGISGGNFSYASAVGLFSAVIGLILVTSANYLSKKFTETSLW; encoded by the coding sequence ATGGCAAAAACAAAAGCAAAAAAAGAAAAGCTGAAGCATGACGAATCGCTGCTTCGTCATGTGAAAAAGAATTGGAAAATCTACACATTTCTGATTCTTCCGATTCTGTACTACGTTATTTTCAAGTACATCCCGATGCTTGGAAATATCATAGCCTTCCGCCGTTATAAAGGCGGACCGAACATCTTCGGTGAAAGATGGGTTGGGTTCCGTTATTTTGAACAGTTCCTGACAGACAGTAACTTCTGGCAGGCATTCCGGAACACCCTTCGCTTAAGTATCGGATATCTGCTTGTACGTTTTCCGGCAACATTGATTTTCGCTTTGTTAATCAATGAAATCAGAACAAAATGGTGGAAAAAGCTTGTTCAGACGATTTCCTACCTGCCGCACTTTATTTCTCTGGTAGTTGTCTGTGGTATGGTAAAAGAGCTTCTTTCCTCCACCGGTCCGATCAACACGCTGCTGGCGTCCCTTGGACTGGACAAGATCGCGTTCATGTCAGAACCGGCGTGGTTCGATACCGTGTACATAGGGTCCGGCATCTGGCAGGCGTTAGGATGGGGCACGATCCTTTACCTCACTGCGATGACAAACATCGACCCAGGACTTTACGAGGCGGCGGAAATGGACGGTGCAAACCGGTTCCAGCAGACCATCCATGTGACGATTCCGGGCATCCTTCCGACGATCATGACGCTGCTCATCATGGATATCGGAAACATCCTTGGTTCGAACAACATGCAGAAAATCCTGCTTTTGTACAACCCGCTTACACAGTCCCGCGCGGACATCATCGACACGCTGGTATACCGCATGGGTATTTCGGGAGGAAACTTCAGCTATGCGTCGGCGGTTGGTCTGTTCTCCGCAGTTATCGGTCTGATTCTGGTAACATCGGCGAACTACCTGTCGAAGAAATTTACAGAAACATCACTGTGGTAG
- a CDS encoding extracellular solute-binding protein: MNKKLMALTMAAAMVGAVGCVTASAEEAEGYTYGVDTTFHSDEPVTYSMMFSDHENYPLDENWRLWSAIEERTNVTFDLTSVARTDYNDKVSAMVNSGSAPYIIPKIYDSSPYEDSGQVVAISDWVQYMPNYSKQVEEWGMEEDLKQIYAADGKYYRLPGMWEEVAGGYSLIIRKDIFEAAGVDMSTEPTWTWEDFYEALKLVQEYTGKDNIWSDQFQFGCTMNIAAITYNVTAGNSQDGGDWGLKDGTKFNFDTNEFYFADTTEEYKEFLTYFHKLYEEGILDPETFTQDSTQAQAKFFRGDSYVLAANYQILSDIIANNKVTDEGAELYFMTTPSGPAGNVKVSSGAGRLENGIMISQNALDELGEEEFIKMLRFIDWLWYSDEGHELSQWGVEGETYTKDADGNIVLNEDIYYNGFNAGAEKQLNVDYGFGGGVFAYGGNTFIQLSKFTEGEKEWNERINANKEPVQLMPPVLADELQKEDLNLIKVPLMDYVNTSALEFITGKKDLDADWDAYVTECMDNLKASEYVEMVNEIFNDTKDVLGY, from the coding sequence ATGAACAAAAAATTAATGGCACTGACAATGGCGGCGGCTATGGTTGGCGCGGTGGGATGTGTAACGGCATCCGCAGAGGAAGCAGAGGGCTACACCTATGGTGTGGACACGACCTTCCATTCCGACGAACCGGTAACGTATTCCATGATGTTCTCCGACCACGAGAACTATCCGCTGGATGAGAACTGGCGTCTCTGGAGCGCGATTGAGGAGAGAACAAATGTTACTTTCGACCTTACTTCCGTAGCAAGAACAGACTACAACGATAAGGTATCCGCTATGGTAAACAGCGGAAGCGCTCCGTACATCATTCCGAAGATCTATGATTCTTCACCCTACGAGGACAGCGGCCAGGTAGTTGCAATCAGCGACTGGGTACAGTATATGCCGAACTACTCCAAGCAGGTAGAGGAGTGGGGCATGGAAGAGGATCTGAAGCAGATTTACGCAGCCGATGGTAAATATTACCGTCTTCCGGGTATGTGGGAAGAAGTGGCAGGCGGCTACTCTCTTATCATCCGCAAGGATATCTTCGAGGCGGCAGGCGTTGACATGAGCACAGAGCCGACCTGGACATGGGAGGATTTCTATGAGGCGCTGAAGCTGGTGCAGGAATACACCGGAAAAGATAACATCTGGTCCGACCAGTTCCAGTTTGGCTGCACGATGAACATTGCGGCGATTACTTACAATGTAACAGCCGGTAACTCCCAGGACGGCGGCGACTGGGGTCTGAAGGATGGTACAAAGTTCAACTTTGATACAAACGAATTCTACTTTGCAGATACAACAGAAGAGTACAAGGAGTTCCTGACATACTTCCACAAGCTGTATGAGGAAGGCATCCTGGACCCGGAAACCTTTACACAGGATTCCACACAGGCACAGGCGAAATTCTTCCGCGGCGATTCCTATGTGCTGGCAGCAAACTATCAGATCCTGTCTGATATTATTGCAAACAACAAAGTGACAGATGAAGGTGCAGAGCTGTACTTCATGACCACACCGTCAGGTCCGGCGGGTAACGTAAAGGTTTCCAGCGGCGCAGGACGTCTGGAAAACGGTATCATGATCAGCCAGAACGCACTGGATGAGCTTGGTGAAGAAGAGTTCATCAAGATGCTCCGTTTCATCGACTGGCTGTGGTACTCTGATGAAGGTCATGAGCTGAGCCAGTGGGGCGTTGAGGGCGAGACCTATACAAAGGATGCTGACGGAAATATCGTACTGAACGAGGACATCTACTATAACGGCTTCAATGCAGGCGCAGAGAAGCAGCTCAACGTAGACTATGGCTTCGGCGGCGGTGTATTCGCATACGGCGGAAATACCTTCATCCAGCTCTCCAAGTTTACCGAGGGTGAAAAAGAGTGGAACGAGAGAATCAACGCGAATAAGGAGCCGGTTCAGCTTATGCCGCCGGTACTGGCAGACGAGCTTCAGAAGGAAGACCTGAACCTTATCAAGGTTCCGCTGATGGATTATGTAAATACTTCTGCGCTGGAATTCATCACCGGCAAGAAGGACCTCGATGCTGACTGGGATGCTTATGTAACAGAGTGCATGGACAATCTGAAAGCATCTGAGTATGTAGAGATGGTTAATGAAATTTTCAATGATACAAAGGATGTGCTTGGATACTAA